One Littorina saxatilis isolate snail1 linkage group LG1, US_GU_Lsax_2.0, whole genome shotgun sequence genomic window carries:
- the LOC138958087 gene encoding putative eggshell protein, translating into MLAKCARIRVLTNGYERYAYLYDGYDGYDGYERYAYLYDGYDGYDGYERYAYLYDGYDGYDGYERYAYLYDGYDGYDGYERYAYLYDGYDGYERYAYLYDGYDGYDGYERYAYLYDGYDGYERYAYLYDGYDGYDGYERYAYLYDGYDGYDGYDGYEWLRALRIPLRWLRMRYAYLYDGYDGYERYAYLYDGYDGYERYAYL; encoded by the exons ATGTTGGCAAAATGTGCACGGATAAGAGTCCTTACGAATGGTTACGAGCGCTACGCATACCTTTACGATGGTTACGATGGTTACGATGGTTACGAGCGCTACGCATACCTTTACGATGGTTACGATGGTTACGATGGTTACGAGCGCTACGCATACCTTTACGATGGTTACGATGGTTACGATGGTTACGAGCGCTACGCATACCTTTACGATGGTTACGATGGTTACGATGGTTACGAGCGCTACGCATACCTTTACGATGGTTACGATGGTTACGAGCGCTACGCATACCTTTACGATGGTTACGATGGTTACGATGGTTACGAGCGCTACGCATACCTTTACGATGGTTACGATGGTTACGAGCGCTACGCATACCTTTACGATGGTTACGATGGTTACGATGGTTACGAGCGCTACGCATACCTTTACGATGGTTACGATGGTTACGATGGTTACGATggttacgaatggttgcgagcgctacgcatacctttacgatggttacgaatg cgCTACGCATACCTTTACGATGGTTACGATGGTTACGAGCGCTACGCATACCTTTACGATGGTTACGATGGTTACGAGCGCTACGCATACCTTTAA